From the genome of Bacteroidota bacterium:
GCGATCTCGTCCACATTTTTTCTGCAAATCTTGGGACATTTCATCTGGCAAGTGTCCTAAATATTTTTTCCATTCCGTTTGTCAGTTCATCAATCTTTTTTACACAGCACTCCCCTGCTTATATTCGAACAATTCTTGGAATATCGAAGGCACTTAAAAATTTTAAATCTGGAATCTGGACAAATTACGATTATACAAAACAGATCTGCGATTGGTCTCGTGCCGTCCTGCCAAATACACACGATGAAGGGAAGCTTCTCCACGAGGGTCTCGGGGTTTTATCAAACAAAATTTCCGTTGTTCCAAACGGAGTGGAAGCGCGATTTGAATTTGGCGATCCCTCATTATTTAAGAAAAAATATGGGATTGAAAATTTTATCCTGAATGTCGGTCATATTGGCCCTGCACGAAAAAATGTTTTGCAATTGATTAAGGCATTAAAACAGATAGATCACCCTGCAGTCATCATTGGTAAAGTTTCCGGCACACCAGAGGGTAAAAAATGTTTAGAGGAAGCAAAAGGATCGAAAAATATCCTGATCATTGATGGTTTGGAAAATGATTCAGAAATGCTTGCATCGGCTTATGCTGCATGTAATGTATTTGTACTCCCTTCGCTTTTTGAAACGCCCGGAATTGCCGCATTGGAAGCAGCTCT
Proteins encoded in this window:
- a CDS encoding glycosyltransferase, producing MNITFATYQSLSLLHGGPRVQILQTKHELEKLGVKVSLFQPWDHFDKKSSDLVHIFSANLGTFHLASVLNIFSIPFVSSSIFFTQHSPAYIRTILGISKALKNFKSGIWTNYDYTKQICDWSRAVLPNTHDEGKLLHEGLGVLSNKISVVPNGVEARFEFGDPSLFKKKYGIENFILNVGHIGPARKNVLQLIKALKQIDHPAVIIGKVSGTPEGKKCLEEAKGSKNILIIDGLENDSEMLASAYAACNVFVLPSLFETPGIAALEAALAGAKIVITPYGGTKDYFNSMATYVEPGSVESIKSGIITSLNAQKKPMLKEHMKKEFLWSRVAEKTLAVYKQVLP